From Methylocystis sp. ATCC 49242, one genomic window encodes:
- a CDS encoding peptidoglycan D,D-transpeptidase FtsI family protein: MTQQQHMREQDMRETLAPGQARKSSRLRRFMHAAFSTSLSSSAPRMKLAAFGFLALYGVIGAKLVYLGFRPEPATTRRAAAEAVAASRPDILDRNGEVLASDVKVMSVFAEPRRLIDKDEATELLTAVLPDVDSKELRERLGSKKGFVWVKREVTPHQRDEVFHLGLPGVGLIAENKRVYPNGPIGAHVLGFANIDNQGIAGVEKYIDGQGLADLHNMGFGATPDDLKPISLSLDIRATHALRDELEKGVIHFKAKAGAAAILDVNTGEVVAMASLPDYDPNKPTDALDPLHINRMSVGVYEMGSTFKALTIAMALDSGKVNLNSRLDARGALSFGRFKIHDYHAQNRALTVPEVFTYSSNVGTARMAMGQGVEKHKAFLRKMGQLTRMRTELPESAEPIVPKNWGELNTMTIAFGHGLAVAPLQAMMAVGALMNGGYLMTPTFLKRTPEEAMKTAVQVVKPETSEAMRYLMRLNAEIGTAKKVNIDGYFVGGKTGTAEKVIGGHYSKNRLFTTFMAVAPSDKPKYLFLTIMDEPQGLPETGGYATAAYNSGHVTGEIIERVGPILGLAPRFEPPHQPFPLLAKLGFGMANVPATGGHGH, from the coding sequence ATGACACAGCAACAGCACATGCGCGAGCAGGACATGCGTGAAACTCTGGCGCCGGGGCAGGCGCGAAAGAGCTCCCGCCTTCGCCGCTTCATGCATGCGGCCTTCTCGACGAGCCTGTCGTCGAGCGCGCCGCGCATGAAGCTTGCCGCCTTCGGCTTTCTCGCGCTTTACGGCGTGATCGGCGCCAAGCTCGTCTATCTCGGATTCAGGCCTGAGCCGGCGACGACGCGCCGCGCCGCGGCGGAAGCCGTCGCCGCCTCGCGTCCAGATATTCTCGACCGGAATGGCGAGGTGCTGGCGAGCGATGTGAAGGTGATGTCGGTGTTCGCGGAGCCGCGCCGCCTCATCGACAAGGATGAGGCGACCGAGCTTCTCACCGCCGTCCTGCCGGACGTCGACTCCAAGGAATTGCGCGAGCGCCTCGGTTCGAAGAAAGGCTTCGTCTGGGTGAAGCGCGAAGTCACGCCGCATCAGCGCGACGAGGTCTTCCATCTGGGCCTTCCCGGCGTCGGCCTGATCGCGGAAAACAAGCGCGTTTATCCCAACGGCCCTATCGGCGCGCATGTGCTGGGCTTTGCGAATATCGACAACCAGGGCATCGCCGGCGTCGAGAAATATATCGACGGACAGGGACTGGCCGATCTGCACAATATGGGCTTCGGCGCGACGCCCGACGATCTGAAGCCGATCTCGCTCTCCCTCGACATTCGCGCAACCCATGCGCTACGCGACGAACTTGAAAAGGGCGTCATTCACTTCAAGGCGAAAGCCGGCGCTGCGGCCATCCTGGACGTGAACACGGGCGAAGTGGTCGCGATGGCGTCCCTGCCGGACTATGACCCCAACAAGCCGACCGACGCGCTCGATCCGCTGCACATCAATCGCATGAGCGTCGGCGTCTATGAGATGGGCTCGACCTTCAAGGCGCTCACGATCGCCATGGCGCTCGACTCCGGCAAGGTCAATCTCAACTCGCGGCTCGACGCGCGCGGCGCGCTCTCCTTCGGCCGCTTCAAGATCCACGATTATCACGCGCAAAATCGCGCGCTCACCGTGCCGGAAGTGTTCACCTATTCCTCCAACGTCGGCACGGCGCGCATGGCGATGGGGCAGGGCGTGGAGAAGCACAAGGCCTTCCTGCGCAAGATGGGCCAGCTCACACGCATGCGCACGGAGCTGCCCGAAAGCGCCGAGCCGATCGTGCCCAAGAACTGGGGCGAGCTGAATACGATGACCATCGCCTTCGGTCACGGTCTCGCGGTCGCGCCGCTGCAGGCGATGATGGCCGTGGGCGCCCTCATGAACGGCGGCTATCTGATGACGCCGACCTTCCTGAAGCGCACCCCGGAAGAGGCGATGAAGACGGCGGTGCAGGTCGTCAAGCCCGAGACGAGCGAGGCGATGCGCTATCTGATGCGCCTCAACGCTGAAATCGGCACGGCCAAGAAGGTCAACATCGACGGCTATTTCGTCGGCGGCAAGACCGGCACCGCGGAGAAAGTGATCGGCGGCCATTACTCCAAGAACCGCCTGTTCACGACCTTTATGGCCGTCGCGCCCTCCGACAAGCCGAAATATCTGTTCCTGACCATCATGGACGAACCGCAGGGCCTGCCGGAAACCGGCGGCTATGCGACGGCGGCTTATAACTCGGGCCATGTCACGGGCGAGATCATCGAGCGCGTCGGTCCCATCCTCGGCCTCGCGCCGCGTTTCGAGCCGCCGCATCAGCCCTTCCCCTTGCTTGCGAAACTCGGCTTTGGCATGGCCAATGTTCCGGCCACGGGAGGCCACGGCCACTGA
- the rsmH gene encoding 16S rRNA (cytosine(1402)-N(4))-methyltransferase RsmH — protein MTTGRGADGLAATGGAARHVPVLLREVIDALRPTPGGRYLDATFGAGGYTRAILAHPETRVLALDRDPNAVRDGRPLVEVARGRLTLVEARFSQLDEVARARGFAPLDGVVFDIGVSSMQFDEAERGFSFRGDGPLDMRMEGRGQTAADIVNEADEETLADILYFYGEERAARRIARAIVHDRKLAPFASTRALAEMIARVAPGRPGDIHPATKSFQALRIAVNDELGELLDGLAGAERALAEGGRLAVVTFHSLEDRIVKQFFAERCGRGETGSRRLPGEAAPPPRSFICEGRQPVAPTREETERNPRARSAKLRFATRTAGPALPLDDRLARLARLPVRDKGKP, from the coding sequence ATGACGACGGGTCGCGGCGCGGACGGCCTCGCCGCCACAGGCGGAGCGGCTCGCCATGTTCCCGTGCTGCTGCGCGAAGTGATCGACGCCCTTCGCCCCACGCCCGGCGGTCGCTATCTCGACGCCACATTCGGCGCAGGCGGCTATACGCGCGCGATCCTCGCCCATCCGGAAACGCGCGTGCTGGCGCTCGACCGCGACCCGAACGCCGTGCGTGACGGCCGGCCGCTGGTCGAAGTGGCGCGGGGGCGGCTCACGCTCGTCGAAGCGCGCTTTTCGCAGCTCGATGAGGTCGCGCGCGCGCGGGGCTTCGCGCCGCTCGACGGCGTCGTTTTCGACATCGGCGTTTCCTCTATGCAATTCGACGAGGCCGAGCGTGGATTCTCCTTCCGCGGCGACGGCCCGCTCGACATGCGCATGGAAGGGCGTGGCCAGACCGCCGCCGACATCGTCAACGAGGCGGACGAAGAGACCCTCGCCGACATTCTCTATTTCTACGGCGAGGAGCGCGCCGCGCGCCGCATCGCCCGCGCCATCGTCCACGACCGGAAACTCGCGCCCTTCGCCTCGACCAGAGCGCTGGCCGAGATGATCGCGCGCGTCGCGCCCGGCCGGCCGGGCGACATTCATCCGGCGACGAAAAGCTTTCAGGCGCTGCGCATCGCGGTCAACGACGAACTCGGCGAACTGCTCGACGGTCTCGCCGGCGCGGAGCGCGCGCTGGCCGAGGGCGGACGGCTTGCCGTCGTCACTTTCCATTCGCTCGAAGACCGCATCGTGAAGCAGTTTTTCGCCGAGCGCTGCGGGCGCGGCGAAACCGGTTCACGCCGCCTGCCGGGCGAAGCCGCGCCGCCGCCGAGGAGCTTTATTTGCGAGGGGCGCCAGCCCGTGGCGCCGACGCGCGAGGAGACCGAGCGGAATCCGCGCGCCCGCTCCGCGAAGCTGCGCTTCGCCACGCGCACGGCGGGGCCGGCGCTTCCGCTCGACGACAGGCTCGCGCGGCTCGCCCGTCTGCCCGTCCGCGACAAAGGAAAACCCTGA
- a CDS encoding patatin-like phospholipase family protein produces the protein MTNEFSTSAKSAGRVNGAENPDGPFSLERVICAELAQIESINATRRKSGLASPLPQKEKPKEPIGPFSAALDSIAVIAKTLGRGVAGEQSSSGEASAEMRDGSASPDAKPPWLAEDFEKKLFDAELTALCLSGGGIRSATFCLGVIQALAKQGLLRKFDYLSTVSGGGYIGSWLSAWASREAGGMKGVEERLNQQGEPPELTGLREFSNYLTPRAGLMSSDTWTGAATVVRNLLINWLLFLPLFLLLVWVPKSTVLLLERLHYEFDAGGGVSPWALLMSAAFLYAVAELFTSKQLVSIQAQKRRERLEREQPLARMQSDHVEATPYGAGEVMHFVCVIVPIYLAACLTTAVLVYFRDSIAFDDPSTWFWFAAAGANLWAAPFAIAVFISFIRGEWGENLGAQFSSSDCDDGANRHLCELPRMTVSRIFAGAVFGVFLLIAFHLIGEVVGVRDSRYAVVFGVTCCFVAHLAGSILFAATSSKNARLDDLLEWTARSGGWFIVIGLAWTVYATLVLWDPRQDLHGVDMKDWLGEWANGIIASVGGATGLAAALFGHSKSTAATQGDTKSMSAVNWSRVAVAGALLFTVALVYELSRLMDLILLPDSLAKIVAHHRVSDDTVSVFLIAAIVMLIWVTLAAWMINVNKFSLHAYYRYRLMRAYLGASNAERRPNRFTGLDQYDNVMMSELTRVKPLHVVNTALNIVHGDSLALQERKASSYAFTPLTAGNPRLGYRPAERYGDQVSLATAMAISGAAVSPNMGYHSSPFLTFIMTLFNARLGWWLGNPKKSNWEKPGPSLALWPFMMELFGLTNEQQYYVYLSDGGHFENLGVYEMLRRRCCTIVVIDAGCDADLKYEDLGNLVRKARIDLGVEITFNKPQPAATGGDPRRLGLTNRPAALCAAPYCNIGSVQYPDGEGMGALIYIKAAIHGDEPEDIWSYAAAHPDFPHESTGDQFFSESQFESYRRLGYHIGLKVFGGQGEPRSFSIDLEKRASEHCRR, from the coding sequence ATGACGAATGAATTTTCAACTTCCGCCAAAAGCGCGGGGCGCGTGAATGGTGCGGAAAATCCGGACGGGCCATTTAGCCTGGAGCGCGTCATTTGCGCCGAGCTCGCGCAAATTGAAAGTATCAACGCGACGCGACGAAAGAGCGGGCTTGCGTCGCCGCTCCCGCAAAAGGAAAAGCCGAAGGAGCCGATCGGCCCGTTTTCGGCGGCGCTCGACAGCATTGCCGTTATCGCAAAGACTCTGGGCAGAGGCGTCGCAGGCGAGCAGTCGTCGTCGGGAGAGGCGAGCGCGGAGATGCGGGATGGATCGGCGTCGCCGGATGCGAAACCGCCGTGGCTGGCGGAAGATTTCGAAAAAAAGCTGTTCGATGCGGAGCTCACTGCGCTTTGTCTCTCGGGCGGCGGCATCCGCAGCGCGACGTTCTGCCTCGGTGTCATCCAGGCCCTTGCTAAACAGGGTCTGTTGCGAAAATTCGATTACCTCTCGACGGTTTCCGGCGGCGGCTACATCGGCTCCTGGCTCTCGGCCTGGGCGTCGCGCGAAGCGGGCGGGATGAAGGGCGTCGAAGAGCGGCTGAACCAGCAGGGCGAGCCCCCGGAGCTCACCGGCCTTCGTGAATTTTCCAATTATCTGACGCCTCGCGCGGGGCTGATGTCGTCCGACACCTGGACCGGCGCGGCGACGGTCGTTCGAAATCTGCTCATCAACTGGTTGCTATTCCTGCCGCTGTTCCTGTTGCTTGTCTGGGTTCCGAAAAGCACCGTTCTGCTTCTGGAGAGGTTGCATTACGAGTTCGACGCCGGCGGCGGCGTTTCGCCCTGGGCGCTCCTCATGAGCGCGGCTTTTCTTTACGCCGTTGCAGAACTGTTCACGAGCAAGCAACTGGTTTCCATACAGGCGCAAAAACGTCGGGAACGGCTGGAGCGAGAACAGCCTTTGGCCCGAATGCAATCCGATCACGTCGAGGCGACGCCCTATGGCGCGGGCGAGGTCATGCACTTCGTATGTGTGATTGTTCCGATATATTTGGCCGCCTGTCTGACGACGGCGGTGCTCGTTTATTTCCGCGACAGCATCGCCTTCGACGATCCATCGACATGGTTCTGGTTCGCGGCCGCCGGCGCGAATTTATGGGCCGCGCCTTTCGCCATCGCAGTTTTCATTTCGTTTATTCGCGGCGAGTGGGGCGAGAATCTCGGAGCGCAGTTTTCTTCCAGCGATTGCGACGACGGCGCAAACAGGCATCTATGCGAATTGCCGCGAATGACCGTTTCGCGCATCTTCGCCGGCGCGGTTTTCGGCGTCTTTCTGCTGATTGCCTTTCATCTTATTGGAGAGGTCGTCGGTGTGCGGGACTCCCGCTATGCGGTGGTCTTCGGCGTCACCTGCTGCTTTGTCGCCCATCTCGCCGGCAGCATCCTGTTTGCGGCCACGAGCAGCAAGAATGCGCGGCTCGACGATCTGCTCGAATGGACGGCGCGCTCCGGCGGCTGGTTCATCGTCATAGGGCTGGCCTGGACGGTTTACGCTACGTTGGTCCTTTGGGATCCGAGGCAGGATTTGCACGGCGTCGACATGAAGGACTGGCTCGGCGAATGGGCCAACGGGATCATAGCCTCCGTCGGCGGCGCGACGGGCCTCGCGGCGGCGCTCTTCGGACACAGCAAATCTACGGCGGCGACACAAGGCGATACGAAAAGCATGAGCGCCGTCAATTGGAGCCGCGTGGCGGTGGCTGGCGCGCTGCTGTTCACGGTCGCGCTGGTCTATGAATTGTCACGACTGATGGATTTAATCCTGCTGCCCGATTCTCTCGCGAAAATCGTCGCGCATCACAGGGTCTCCGACGACACGGTCTCCGTCTTTCTGATTGCCGCGATCGTGATGCTGATCTGGGTGACTCTCGCCGCCTGGATGATCAACGTCAACAAATTCTCCCTGCACGCCTATTATCGTTATCGGCTGATGCGCGCCTATCTCGGCGCGTCCAATGCGGAGCGCCGCCCCAACCGCTTCACGGGGCTCGATCAGTACGACAACGTCATGATGAGCGAACTGACCAGGGTGAAGCCGCTGCATGTCGTCAATACGGCGCTCAATATCGTTCACGGCGACTCGCTCGCGTTACAGGAGCGCAAGGCGTCATCCTACGCTTTCACGCCGCTGACCGCCGGCAATCCGCGGCTGGGTTATCGGCCCGCCGAGCGCTACGGCGACCAGGTCAGCCTCGCCACGGCGATGGCGATTTCGGGCGCGGCGGTGAGCCCCAACATGGGATATCACTCGTCGCCGTTCCTGACATTCATCATGACGCTGTTCAACGCGCGACTGGGGTGGTGGCTGGGCAATCCGAAAAAGAGCAATTGGGAAAAGCCGGGACCAAGCCTCGCGCTGTGGCCTTTCATGATGGAGCTGTTCGGCCTCACCAACGAACAACAATATTACGTATATCTCAGCGATGGCGGCCATTTCGAAAATCTCGGCGTCTACGAGATGCTGCGCCGCCGCTGCTGCACCATAGTGGTGATCGACGCCGGCTGCGACGCGGACCTGAAATACGAGGACCTCGGCAATCTGGTGCGCAAGGCCCGCATCGACCTCGGGGTGGAAATAACTTTCAACAAACCGCAGCCCGCGGCGACCGGCGGCGATCCCAGGCGTCTCGGCCTCACAAATCGCCCCGCCGCGCTCTGCGCCGCCCCTTACTGCAACATCGGCAGCGTTCAATATCCGGACGGCGAGGGGATGGGCGCGCTCATTTATATCAAGGCGGCGATCCATGGCGACGAGCCGGAGGACATATGGAGCTACGCCGCCGCCCATCCCGATTTTCCGCATGAATCGACGGGCGACCAGTTCTTCAGCGAGTCGCAGTTCGAGAGCTACCGGCGCCTTGGCTATCACATCGGGTTGAAAGTATTCGGCGGACAGGGCGAACCGCGTTCGTTTTCGATCGATCTCGAAAAACGCGCTTCCGAGCACTGCCGTCGCTGA
- the smbP gene encoding small metal-binding protein SmbP, whose product MINRRLVFAALGLGFALALAPRAALAGNHHVTQAVAETREAIHEGKQHMFSSFAEHTHNALDHAREAVAGGFDPKGHVKMAITHLRQAIKTAKRTHDAKRLAAGVRHAERALIHLKVAAEH is encoded by the coding sequence ATGATCAATCGTCGACTCGTCTTCGCCGCGCTGGGCCTCGGCTTCGCTCTCGCGCTGGCGCCGCGCGCCGCGCTGGCGGGGAACCACCATGTCACCCAGGCGGTCGCCGAGACCAGGGAGGCGATCCACGAAGGCAAGCAGCACATGTTTTCATCCTTCGCGGAGCATACGCATAACGCGCTCGACCACGCGCGAGAGGCCGTCGCTGGCGGGTTCGATCCTAAGGGCCATGTGAAAATGGCGATCACTCATCTTCGTCAGGCCATCAAGACCGCGAAGCGGACGCATGACGCAAAACGTCTCGCCGCCGGCGTCCGTCATGCGGAACGCGCCCTGATCCACCTGAAAGTGGCGGCGGAGCATTAA
- a CDS encoding M4 family metallopeptidase codes for MRMDTSCECGFCSIIPPYIFTGMERSGDERLRRIAEHVQQVMKRLRERRIERFSATAVVKSLAAKPAPLKRIIYDCERGGDLPGKQVLVEGGQPPADPAVREAYEYSGVTWDFFKKLFDRSSINNAGLTLTSSVHYQEGAEGLDNAFWDGRQMIYGDGSGIAFDRFTKSIDVVAHELTHGVTQYEANLVYENQPGALNEHFSDVFGILVRQWHGANKGDAKQNDPMTADWNIGGDLLLPGVHGVGLRSMSNPGGAYDDPRLGGKDPQPKHMSQYVDLPNNADGDWGGVHYNSGIPNHAFYLAAVAVGKPAWEVLGKIWYTTLTERLKADADFAKCAAETISVARDYFGDDVAHKVAAAWSSVGVTEVEPRAMAAAFRTSLLKPADVLGLTEKSTKAKESLKKLEKTAVGRAKKKVADARSAIEAAAHK; via the coding sequence ATGAGAATGGATACGTCCTGCGAGTGTGGTTTTTGCTCGATCATTCCGCCCTATATTTTCACCGGCATGGAGCGCTCCGGCGATGAGCGCCTGAGGCGTATCGCCGAGCATGTCCAGCAAGTGATGAAGCGGTTGCGTGAGCGCCGCATCGAACGCTTCTCCGCGACCGCGGTCGTGAAGTCGCTCGCAGCCAAACCCGCGCCGCTCAAGCGGATCATCTATGACTGCGAGCGGGGCGGGGATTTGCCGGGCAAACAGGTGCTCGTCGAAGGCGGTCAGCCGCCCGCTGATCCGGCGGTGCGCGAAGCCTATGAATATTCCGGCGTGACCTGGGACTTCTTCAAGAAGCTGTTCGACCGCTCCTCGATCAACAACGCCGGACTCACCCTGACTTCCTCGGTTCATTATCAGGAGGGCGCCGAGGGTCTCGACAACGCCTTCTGGGACGGCCGGCAGATGATCTACGGCGACGGCAGCGGGATCGCGTTCGATCGCTTCACCAAGTCGATCGACGTTGTCGCGCATGAACTCACCCATGGCGTCACGCAATATGAAGCGAATCTGGTCTATGAGAACCAGCCCGGCGCGCTGAACGAACATTTCTCCGACGTTTTCGGCATTCTGGTGCGTCAGTGGCACGGGGCGAACAAGGGCGACGCGAAGCAGAATGATCCGATGACCGCCGATTGGAACATTGGCGGCGACCTGCTGCTCCCCGGCGTGCATGGCGTCGGACTGCGGTCGATGAGCAATCCGGGCGGCGCCTACGACGATCCGCGTCTGGGCGGCAAGGACCCGCAACCCAAGCATATGTCGCAATATGTCGATCTTCCCAACAACGCCGACGGCGATTGGGGCGGGGTTCACTACAATTCCGGAATCCCCAACCATGCTTTCTATCTCGCGGCGGTCGCGGTCGGAAAGCCGGCTTGGGAAGTTCTCGGAAAGATATGGTACACGACCCTCACCGAACGCCTCAAGGCGGATGCGGACTTCGCCAAATGCGCCGCGGAGACGATCTCCGTCGCACGCGACTATTTCGGCGATGACGTCGCGCACAAGGTTGCGGCGGCGTGGTCCAGCGTCGGCGTGACGGAGGTAGAACCGCGTGCCATGGCCGCGGCCTTCAGGACGAGCCTGCTGAAGCCGGCGGATGTGCTCGGATTGACCGAAAAGTCGACCAAGGCCAAGGAGAGCTTGAAGAAACTCGAGAAGACCGCCGTCGGCCGGGCGAAGAAAAAGGTTGCGGACGCCAGGAGCGCGATCGAGGCCGCAGCCCATAAGTAA
- a CDS encoding protealysin inhibitor emfourin, with the protein MSPGTEKSESPSDNPAADPDKGPLLRITRLGGHLPLLKPKREVLFNTLSQVERGAIEAILSLETPEESIEARRPDATSYKFELEGPTTNLCVTVPGLKIPKPLSRLLP; encoded by the coding sequence ATGTCGCCGGGAACGGAGAAAAGCGAAAGCCCTTCCGATAACCCGGCGGCGGACCCGGACAAGGGACCCCTGCTCCGCATCACCCGCCTCGGCGGGCATTTGCCGTTACTCAAGCCGAAGCGCGAAGTTCTGTTCAACACATTGTCGCAGGTCGAGCGCGGCGCGATCGAAGCCATACTTTCGCTCGAGACGCCCGAGGAGAGCATAGAGGCGCGGCGTCCCGACGCGACGAGCTACAAATTTGAACTCGAGGGGCCAACGACCAACCTCTGCGTGACCGTTCCGGGTCTGAAAATCCCCAAACCGCTATCCAGGCTGCTGCCGTGA
- a CDS encoding DUF4268 domain-containing protein, which yields MARQHCCPVLLPPNSGAVRLTPMRQVGLDSSVAEADIQALVHEHPEILPIDEIDPMFTRPVPVCRELSTPAGQIDNLMITPTGLPVIVECKLWRNAEARREVVGQILDYAKELRRWSSSDLQREVCRRLKRSGDPILELVRKVDPDIDEAQFNDALTGNLRRGRFLLLIVGDGIRENVEAIAEYLQEHAGLHFSLGLVELPIYLTPDGGRLVAPRVLARTVNITRYVVASPDGYVIEEAPEDEKALAVDPQRSSIGDEQQKFWQEFLDRLMLDDPEQPKPRPPRQGFVYFSLPVPKGCCSLLVYREINKNRVGLSFVGSNEGAGEYIMRMVTEEWESIKAQLGDTVSLREDDGRWSIADSLTVGPLDQADERAKAFEWLGRRVNAFVNVLRPRIRSATADYLNLQNHS from the coding sequence TTGGCGAGACAACATTGCTGCCCTGTCCTTTTGCCGCCGAATTCGGGAGCCGTGCGACTCACGCCAATGCGCCAGGTTGGGCTGGATTCGTCGGTGGCGGAGGCGGACATTCAGGCGCTTGTCCACGAACATCCGGAAATTCTCCCCATTGACGAGATCGATCCGATGTTCACGCGACCGGTCCCTGTCTGCAGGGAGTTGAGCACGCCTGCCGGGCAGATCGACAATTTGATGATAACGCCGACGGGCCTTCCCGTGATCGTGGAATGCAAGTTGTGGCGCAACGCTGAAGCGCGCCGTGAGGTGGTCGGGCAAATTCTCGACTATGCGAAGGAGTTGCGACGCTGGTCGTCTTCCGATCTTCAGCGTGAAGTGTGTCGCCGGCTGAAGCGCTCCGGCGATCCGATTCTCGAACTTGTTCGAAAGGTTGATCCCGACATAGACGAGGCGCAGTTCAACGACGCGCTGACCGGCAATCTTCGACGCGGACGGTTTCTGCTTCTTATCGTCGGCGACGGCATTCGGGAAAACGTCGAAGCGATCGCTGAATATCTTCAAGAGCACGCAGGCCTGCATTTTTCTCTGGGGCTGGTCGAGCTCCCGATTTACCTCACTCCGGATGGTGGGCGTCTGGTGGCTCCGCGCGTGCTCGCGCGGACGGTTAATATCACACGATACGTCGTCGCCTCGCCGGACGGGTATGTGATCGAGGAGGCGCCAGAGGATGAGAAGGCGTTGGCCGTTGATCCACAACGCAGCTCGATCGGCGATGAGCAGCAAAAGTTTTGGCAAGAGTTTCTTGATCGTCTCATGCTGGACGATCCTGAGCAGCCGAAGCCGCGGCCACCGCGGCAGGGCTTTGTATATTTTTCGCTTCCAGTTCCCAAGGGCTGCTGTTCGTTGCTGGTCTATCGCGAAATCAACAAAAACAGGGTCGGGTTGAGTTTCGTTGGATCTAATGAAGGCGCCGGAGAATACATCATGAGAATGGTCACTGAGGAGTGGGAAAGCATCAAGGCTCAGCTCGGAGATACGGTGTCGTTGCGTGAGGACGACGGACGCTGGTCGATCGCCGATTCCTTGACAGTTGGGCCGTTGGATCAAGCGGACGAGCGCGCAAAAGCGTTCGAGTGGCTGGGCCGGCGGGTGAACGCATTCGTCAATGTCCTGCGTCCGCGAATTCGGTCGGCGACCGCTGACTATCTCAATCTACAGAACCATTCATAA